In the Chitinophagaceae bacterium genome, AAAAAGCATTACCTATGGATAATACTCATTATCCATTTTGGAAGAGAGATATATTTGTAGATACCAAAGAGGATTATGCAATAGAATATAAATATGCTCTCTATGATACCAAATATAAGCAAATAGTAGCATGGGAATGGGGGGTAAATCGTTCTTTTTATTATAATAATACACAAACAGAAAATGTTCAAATTATTAATGATGAAAGTTTTAGATATACAGATGGATTTTGGAAAGCATCAGGAGTAGCAGTTCCTCTCTTTTCTCTTCGTTCTCAAAAAGGTTTAGGAGTAGGAGAATTTACAGATATAAACCTTCTCACTGATTGGGCTGCAGAAGTAGGATTTAAAATAATACAAATACTGCCAATAAATGACACTACCGCTCAGCACAATTGGAAAGATTCTTACCCATATGCAGGGATATCTGTATTTGCTCTGCATCCTCTCTATGCTCATATAGAAGATATGGGTGAAGTCAAAAATGAAAAACGGAAAAAAGAATTAGAAACTGCAAAAAAACTTTTAAACCAAGAAGATACTGTTGCCTACGAAGAAGTGATGAAAGTGAAACACACATTTTTTCGGTATTTGTATCAACAAGAAAAAAATATCTTTTTACAGGACACAGCATTTATTGATTTTTTTCAAAAAAACAAGGAGTGGCTCATTCCTTATGCGGCTTTTTGTTATTTGAGAGATTCTTTTCAAACCCCCGATTTTAATAACTGGGCAGAATATTCTCAATATGATGAAAAAAAAATACAAACCCTTTGCTCCCCAAAACACAAGCATTATGATGACATAGCGATTCATTATTTCATACAGTTTCATTTAGATAAACAACTTCGGAAAGCTGTTGAATACGCAAGAAATTCAGGAATAGTTTTGAAAGGAGATATCCCTATAGGCATATATAGGTTCAGTTGTGACGCATGGGTAAATCCCACTCTTTATAATCTTCATTCCCAAGCAGGTGCACCACCTGATGATTTTTCTATTACGGGTCAAAATTGGGGGTTTCCCACTTATAATTGGACAAAAATGGAAGAAACACAATATAAATGGTGGAAAGAACGACTCCAAAAGATGTCTGATTATTTTGACATATTCAGAATAGACCATATACTTGGTTTCTTCAGAATATGGGAAATACCGATGCATGCAGTAGAAGGATTGTTAGGAAAATTTAGCCCATGTATTCCCTTGTCTATTCAGGAAATGGAACAACGAGGATTACATTTTCAATACCATAGGTATTGTTTTCCTTATATAAGGGATTATATGCTTGCTGAAATTTTTTATGAGCATAGTGAATTTGTTAAAAATGAATTTTTATATAAAATAAATAACGAAGAATATCACCTTAAGCCCGAATATAAAACACAAAAACAAGTAAAACAATACATCACTACATTAATACAAGCAGAACCTTATAAAAAAGAGCATTATGAATGGCTTTGTCACCAACTTTACAGGTTACATACTGACGTCTTATTTATAGAAGATGAAGCATCGAATGGAACGTCTTTTAACCCGCGAATAGCCCTCCACAGCACTTATAGCTATAAAGATCTTAGTGATTATGAAAAATATATAATAGATACTTTATATATAGATTATTTCTATAAAAGACACAATGAATTTTGGAAACAAAAAGCATATCAAAAACTGCCCATACTCAAAGAATGCAGTGAAATGCTCATCTGCGGCGAAGACTTAGGGATGGTCCCAGAGTGTGTTCCACAGGTAATGGAGCAGTTACAAATGTTGAATCTTGCAGTTCAAAGAATGCCTAATAACCCCAAAATAGAATTTTGGCACCCATCTGATACTCCCTATCTTTCTGTTACCACTACTTCTACCCATGATATGTCACCTATACGCTCTTGGTGGGAAGAAAACAGGCAAAAAACCCAAAGATTCTATAATACTATTTTAGGAAATTATGGAGAAGCCCCCCAGTTTTGTGAACCTTGGATTGTGAAACAAATACTGAATCAGCATTTCTTCTCTCAAAGCATGCTCGCTATCGTTCCCATGCAAGATATTATTGCTTTGGATATGACTATACGAAAATCAAATCCCCACGAAGAAAGAGTAAATATACCCGCCATTGCAGAACATTATTGGAAATATAGAATACATATACCTTTAGAAAATCTTTTGAAAGAAAAAAAATTTAATAATGAGCTGCAAGAAATTATTAAAAAATCTCAAAGATAATCTTATATGCTCCGCTCTTATTATTTCTCGGATGAATCTCTCTTAGAAGGTGGATGCGATGAAGCGGGAAGAGGATGCTTGGCAGGTCCTGTGGTGGCTGCTTGCGTTATTCTACCTAAACATTTTTCCAATAATACTCTCAAGGACTCTAAAAAACTCTCTCAAAAACAGAGGGAGGAAATGAGAGATATTATTACACAAGATGCCATTGCTTACTCAATCGCATGGGCTACCCATCAAGAAATAGACACGATCAATATTCTCAATGCTTCTTTTTTAGCAATGCATAGAGCTATAGATACCATAAAAATAAAACCACACCATATTCTTATAGATGGGAACAGATTCAAACCCTACCCACAAATACCCCATACCTGCATCATAAAAGGAGATAATCTTTTTTGCAGTATAGCTGCCGCATCTATTCTTGCAAAAACCTACAGGGATGATTGGATGACAAAACTTCATAACGAATTTCCTCTCTATAATTGGAAAAAAAACAAAGGATACCCCACCAAAGAACATACAAATGCGCTCCATACACACGGAACCTCCCCATACCAACGAATAACTTTTCAATATAAAAAATAAATTTTATAACCCCGCTCCACCTATCGTTTGTTCATCTCACAAGCATTGTAAAATACACGGTAGAGAACCCCATCATTCGTACATAAGCACAAATGTTGATATAAGTGCCAATGTTGATTATAATTCTTAATATTCAAAACAGCATCTTTCCCAAGGTACAGATGGAATGTAAGCAGATGAAACAAAAGTGAATTGTTTAGAAAAGAAAAAGTTTTTTTACAATTTTATTCCGCATTTTCAAATATTCTTTTTTGATATTTGGAGAAGATTGCCTTATACCAGTATTACAGAATATGCCTACCGTCATTTTTTGTTTTGGAAAATAAAACAGGTCTGTAGTTGTTCCAATACCTCTCCCTGAATGTCCCAATAGAAATTTATACGGAAAACTTTTATCTGCCATTAAACCCAGTCCATAGTCAGGTTTTTTTTCATTATTCCAAGTCATCATTTGTTTCAAGGATTCTTTATTCAAGATTTTTCCATTCATTAAATCTTGCAAAAAGTGGGATGCTTCCCCAATAGGTGCATAAACTCCATCATCACCCATAAACCAATTTGTCGTTTCAACAGTCTGTTGGGTCAGATTTTCAATTTGTGAATCCTTATTCAAATCACCATAGTGCTGTGTAATATTTTGGGGTGGCGTTTCCCTATAAAATGTATGCTTATACCCATGTTTTACCAAGAGTTTTCTTAAATAAGATGTATGGTCTTCTGGTAAAATACTATCCATTATCATGGCAAGCAATACATAATTGGTACTACTGTATTCAAACTTTATACCAGGTAGAAATTTTGAAGGGTTTCCAAATGAATGGTTTATTAATGCGTTCAGATGGCTTAATGTATCAAGTTTTAAATTTCCAGACACATATAATGTGTTGAGTATTGGGTCGTTTTCATAATTGAAAAGCCCAGATTGGTGGGATAATAGATGCCTTATTGTTATCACTTCCCCATTAGGTATATGGGAAATAATTTCTTTGGGCAAATATTTTTTTATCAAGTCGTCTAAACTTAGCTTTCTTTCTTCACATAATGTAAGGATGGCTACAGCATTATACATTTTTCCGATACTTCCGAGAGAAAAAATATTTTCTAAACGTAACTTTATACCGTTTGCTACATCTTCATAACCAGATACCCCTATCCATTCTGGCTGATCATTCATTTTAATATAAACCACCACACCTATTAAATTATTTTTGGTGGAATGGTCAATAATTTTTTGTATTTTATTGAATTTTTTTGATTGCCCATACATTTCATTTCTATAAAAAAAAACTATCAATAAAATTAATAAAACTTTCAAAGTGCTCTTGTTAATTCGTATCATATAGCTACTGAGTTCATTTTCTGATTATTGCTTTCCATAAACCTTGTGTCACCCCATATTTCCCTATGCATAGCTGCTTACCAGACTCTGTGGGTAGGTTCACCAGTATAATAATACCGACCGCTTATATCTATAACCCATAGTAAAAGTTCCGCCTCTCATATTTTTTATAATAAAACTATGTCTTTTTATGGGTGGGTTCTAAAAATTGATTTCTTTATTGGTTTTTAAGGGATACAGTTTTTAGAATTTTAATTTTTAGCACCCCTTGGTAATAGTTTCCTCTTCAAATTTTGGTAGCATTACATGTACTTATACATAGCATAGCACCTTATAACACTTTTGCAAGCAAGTTCGGTTTTTGCTTTTTCATTATTTTATGTATTTGATTTTGATGTATTGCTAAATAAAAAAAATATTCTTTCGTCCATTATATGCAATAAAAATACTATCATTTTCCTTCTTATTTGTGTAAATATAAAAAAATTACCTTATAAAAAAATATAGCAAAGCGAAATTGCTTTTTTAGAAAGATATTTTTTGAGAATAACCTGTGTTAAAATGTATATAAGGTAAGGTATTTATTCACATATTCATTATAATTACTATTTTAGGTGGTATAAAAGATACACTACAATACCCTCTCAATTTTGGTTACAGCGTAATAGAAACAGATATAATACAAATACACACATGCAAACACTATATTTCGCACACAGTAATGGTTTTCCCGCATTAACATATAGATATTTTTTATCTCAATTTTCCGATTTTGATGTCCGATATATAGAAATGTTTGGACATGACGCTGCCTATAATCCAAAATATAGTTGGAATCCGCTGGTAAAGCAATTTTTATCTCCTATTATACAAGAAAATAAAAAAGTAATGGCAGTTGGTCATTCGCTGGGAGCGGTTATTTGTTTAAGAGCATATTATCAAAATCCTCACCTTTTCAGTCATTTAGTATTAATGGACCCACCGTTTTTTACATTTCGTTTGAGATTATTTATTTTGCTAATGCGTTTTTTAGGAACATCAGGTAAAATTATACCTATAGCAAAACGAACTCGTTACAGACAGACCCATTGGTCGTCAAAAGAAGAAGCCTATAACTATTTAAAAAACAAAGCTCTTTTTAAAAAATTTCATCCTGAATGTTTTCAAGATTATATAAATTTCGGATTAAAACCTTGTAAAAATGGAGTAGAGCTTGTTTTTAGTGCGGAAGAAGAATATAAAATATTTAAGAATAGTCCATTTTCATTGGGAAGAGGTGTTTTGGATATTCCATGTTATTACATCTACTCATCCGAATTTACTCGTTATAAATATTTTAATCTATCAGAGTTGAAGAATACATTTCATCACATGAAATTTATAAATTATAAGGGAAATCACATGTTCCCATTAGAGCAGCCGGAAGAAACAGCACAATTTATTAGGGATTTATTGATAGAAAATACTCATTGAATAACTGTAAACAAACATTAGTTTTTTTCTAAATAATCCAAGTTTTTTCCAAAAGTTTCTTCTAATTTATTACATGCATAGAGTGCTATAAAAACAAATATTAATCCGATAAAAAATGCTCCGTAGGTATTACCTATAATAGAAGCGGTGTAAAGGTAGAGAAAACTCATAGGAAAAACAGCACCTCGGACAAAATTTGGTGCGGTATTCGTAACTGTAGATCTTACATTTGTTCCAAAATGTTCCGATGCAATAGTAACAAATAAAGCCCAATAACCTGCAAAAATACCAAAAACAAAACAAAGAAAATATATCCAATAAATACTTACATCTTTGATAAAAAAGAATAAAAACATGCACACAATCATACCAAAAAGGTAAAAACGAACCAATTTTTTTCTACTTTGCAAATATTGGCTGAGCCACCCACTTATGAGATCACCTACACACAATCCTATATAAGAATACATTATTCCATCTCCTCTGTTCATCATTTCCCCCGATGGATTTATTTCTTTATAGAAAGTATCCGAGTGTTTTATTATAATTCCTAATACATACCAAATCGGAAGACCTATTAATACGCACCATATATATTTTTTTAATCTGGTAGAATTTAAAAAAAATTGTAAAAAAATTTCTTTTTTCACAGTTGTTTTTTTCATATTTTCAAACATACCTGATTCTATGGTAGCAAAACGAAGGATTAAAAGAATAAATCCCAATATGCCTCCTATAATATAAGCTATTTGCCAGTTTTCCAATCCTAGTATAGAAATAGATATCCTTCCCATAAATCTTGCTACTACAGCACCTAAAGCACCGAATGATACCAAAAGTACTGTCCCATACCCACGGGCTTCTTTTGTCATAATTTCGGAAACCAAGGTTATAGCAGCGCCTAATTCACCTGCTAAACCGACTCCTGCTAAAAATCTGACTATAGTGTATTGCAATTCTGTCGTTACAAAAGCATTTACTACATTTGCCAAAGAATAGAGAATGATAGAACCAAATAAGATAGATTTTCTCCCTTTTATATCTCCTATAATTCCCCATAGTATCCCCCCTACCAGCATTCCCATCATTTGCCAGTTAAAAAGAATAGTATCTAATCTTGCTATCTCAGCTTCGTCTTTTATATTTAAACCTATACTACTCATTATGCTTGCTTTACTCACCATATTAAAAAGTTGCAAGTCATATATATCTACAAAATATCCTAGAGATGCCACCAATACAGTAGCGTTTAATACTTTATCTGTAAGTTTTGTCATATTTTAAATCATATTTTTTAGAGACAGAGTTTAAAAAAAATATACATCTTATTCTTCCTCTATTTTTTTAGCATCTTCTATTACCCCTGAAGATTCTATTACCTTTTTTTGTTGATTTTTTGTAAGAAATCTTTCTAATCTGCCTTCCCCTGTCTTGAGAATAATTGCTATAATTGTTTTTGGTACTATACCGATAGGAATAAGATTTAATATTTTATTATCAGTCAAAAGTGGATTATCGGGGATTATTGTAGGTAGGTAATCATCTATAACGGGTTCTACAAAAAGTTCTTCGAGAATAAATAACGCAAGTCCAAAAAATAAAATAATTCCTGCTGCTTGTTTTCCAATTTTTGCTAACATTAATTGGTCTATTACTTCTGTAAGCTTTGTATTTTTTTCTTTTATCTCATCGTTTTGGAGAAGAATTTTTTCATTCGCTTTATTAATTTTTAGTTGTAATCTATCGCTTACTTTTGTCATTACTTTATTTTGATCTAACAGATCTCTATAATTATTGACAAAACTTAACATATCAGATTTAGTAATTTCATCATCATTAAATTTTCTAACAAACTCATTGAGGGCATCTTCTTCTACTTTATATAATCCATCCATTGTAATACTATTAAGAAAAATTATTAATTAGATAAAAAAATCTATTATAAATTGACTGTGTTTATATTATTTTTTAAAATTCGTATTTGAAATGTAAATAAAAACACATCGGGGTTCAGTTCATCAAATTGGTACCTAAGTTTTTGGTTTGTTTTACGAGCTATATCTATATATCCTAAGCCAGCAGTACCTTTTTCACTAAAATCTTGGTCCATAGATTGTTTATAAAGGATTCTTAAAGATTTTTCATCTAAAGAATTAATAAGATCTATTTTTTTTTTTATTTTCTCTAATGAATCGTTACTAATGTAGTTTACTGTAAGTAGATTATAGTATTTACTACGAACCGTTGCAAGTATGATAACTGTTTTTTTTAACTGATCGGAGAGCACTTCTTCGTTGATATTTTTTATATACTCGATATCTCCTATGTGATAATGAAGATTTTGAATACATTCGGTAGCTACATTATGAAATTTTTTTTTCAGTTGTCTATCCTCGTCTATTTCATCTAATTTTTTTTCCAAGGTTTCTATTATGTTGGAAACCAAATCAAATGAAAGTACGCCTTTATAAACCAAAATTATTTTTTCATCATACGTATTTTTATAATTTATAACATTCATCTTGCAGTATTTATACGGTTAATAATGTGCTATTTTATATTTTTATTTTTATAAATATGAAATTCTACTCGTCTATTTATTGATTTATTTTCTTCATTTTTTTCTTCAACTATTGGGTTACTACTGCCAAATCCTTCAAAATCAACTCTACTTTCATCTACTCCTCCAAACAAAACTATATAATCTCTAATACTTTCTGCCCTTGCTTTACTCAAGATTATATTTTGTGCTTCATTTCCGTCACTATCTGTGTGTCCTTCTATTTTTAAAAAAAAATCTGGATGATCGTATAAAAAATTTATTATCTTATTGATATCTCCATACATAGATTTTTTTAAGATCGCACTTCCAAGATCAAATTCTATAGATTCAAATTTTACTCTGGTTAAAATATGTTTCGTAGTTTTATATAAATCTAATTCTCCATCCAAATAAAATGTTTCTTCTATTCTAAAAAAATCATCTCCTTGTATTACTATAAGATAATTATTTTTATCTATCAAATTAAATTCAAAGGTTCCGTCTGGGTTTAAATACTTCGGTGCTATTTCTATTCCATTATCTAAATCAATAATATATACAAGACCTTTGAATGGTTTTCCATTATCTTCATCTATAAGTGAGCCTTTTACGGAAGTATTCGCATCTGGTTTTCCTTCCATCGGTAATGGAAATGAATAGAGGTCTTGTATTGCCCATTCATTATTGATAGATCTTGCATAATATAAATTTTTAGATTCACTATCTATAGCGAAATACGACTCACTCCCTTTTCCGTTCACGATTGGACCTATATTCTGAGGTTCTTCCCAGTAATTATTTTTTTTATGTGATTTATAAATATCGTATTCTCCAAAATTATAGAGTTGCCCATTAGAACTAAAATATAATACCTTATGTTTAGGATGAAAAAATGGACTTACTTCATTTTTGCGAGTATTGATAATAGGTCCCAAATTTTGCGGAGTGAACCATGTTCCTGTTTTAGTTTTGTATGTAAAATAAATATCTGATAGTCCAAATCCTCCGGGTCTATCTGAAGCAAAGAAAAGAGTATCGTCATTATGAGAGAGTACGGGTTGAGAATCCCAAAAATTACTATTTATTTCTGTAATATTTTTAACGTTTCCCCATGTCATACTATCTTCTTGTAAAGTAGCGGTAAAGATATCACAGCTACCTACGGCTACAGAATTGCATCTAGAAAAATAAAGAACTTTTCCATCATGTGATAGGCAGGCAGATCCTTCATTAAACTCTTTTGTATTAATATTCCCTTTTATACCTATAGCCATAGACCACACATTTTTTTTTTTCTGAGATATATATATATCCTCATTTTTTTTAGATGTTATTGTTGGTTTTTCTTCTCTTGAAGAAGTAAACAAAAGTAGATTTTGATCTATACTGAGATTAGGGGCATAGTCCGCGTATTTTGAATTTATATTTTTACCCATATTAAGGAGGACTCCTTTAGGCGGTTGTAGTGTATCTATTGTTTTTCTATGCTCTACTAATTCGTAATAATATTCTAAGGGGACGTATGAATTTATTTCTTGATTATTAAGTGTATCATAATATAGTTCTATTTCTTTAATATTTATTCCTTCATAATGATGCCGTAGTGCCAGTTTATAGAGGGGTCTTGCTTCTTTAATACCTTCAAAAAGTTCTGTCAATTTTGCTAATTTCCAAATAAGGTAAGTATCTTTATAAAAATTTTTTATGCCAAATTGAGATACATATAATTTTAATTCATAAAAAAGAAGTTCCCATTCTTGTTGAGAATCTAATGTTTTAATTTTTTGTAAATTTTTTTTATGAAGGTAATACTGTTGCTTGTTTATATTCGGAAATCGATTTATATTCAGAGTTTTTATATATTTTGTTATTGTGTCTTTTTTTTCAAAAAGATTTTTTTTTTTTGTGAGTATCCATTTTGAATACTCATAAAAAATATCAGTATATGAAAATATACAATATAATTTTTCATAACAATTGTTATAATATATCCCACATACTATGAGATTAGGAAGATAAGGTATTTACGTAATGTGCAAGTTTTGATTTTTTACGTGCAGCATTATTTTTATGTATGATATTTTTCTTTGATAGTTTATCTATGCAACTAGAAACTGTCTTATAAAGCTCTTGTGCTTCTACTTTGTTTGTTGTTTCTTTTAGCTTTTTTATGAGAGTGCGAGTTGTCTTGTGTTGGTAACGATTTCGTAATCTTCTCGTTTCTCCAGATCGGATTCTTTTTAAAGCTGATTTATTGATTTTTTTTCTCTTCCCTTCTTTCAATAATTTTTTTTCTGCCATTTTTAATTTAGTTTTTAGTATGGTGATTAATATAATATGTTTTTATAATTTTTTTATTATATGTATTTTTTTTAAATTTTATAATTTTATTTTTTTTTATGTGAAAAATTACGTATAAAAAAATATATTATTTAAAAAATAAAAGGAACGGGGCATAAAAGTTCTTGTATATGTCTTGGTGGTTTTTTAGAATCGCCAAGGGTAAAAGAATATAAAAGAGAAAGCTCATGTGCTCCTCCACCCCCTATTCCTAATTGTGATATAGTATAATCGAAACTATATGCTATGGTAAGTGCTTTTTTATTCATTCCTACCATAAAAATAATACTTTCATTATTTATATATCCTTGAAATGATGTGATAGGAATACCTCTATACCATGTTCCGAAGAGTATATTTTTATACTGAAAATACGTTCCGATATCTAATTGGTGAAAATTACCTTGTGTTCTATAGTAAAAAGAAGGTGAAATGCTTATTTCTTTTTCAATGTTTTTGGAATTTTTAGGGGATATGTATAATTTATATCCTCCATGTAGCGATAATCTTTTGGGTAAAATACTTTCTCCACCTATAGTATAAGATTGGTTCGGTTCTGTTATATTATGGTATGAAAAACCTAACCATAAAGATTTACTATAAAATATAAATCCTAATGCTACATCGGGATATTGGACTGTTCTTCCCGAATGATATATATCGTCGGATACAGATTTGATTCGC is a window encoding:
- a CDS encoding 4-alpha-glucanotransferase, whose protein sequence is MKIKFSINYATKWGQNVKIWGSIPELGDGKVESALWMDFRGGETWEKEIEVKNFQTIEYKYFIFEEGCNVEIWEWGKNRVLHNEFPRKPISLKDFWRPTSKIENIWNTSPFTKAFFKPPEQNNIKKNTKTNLRFQIQYPKVDKKYTICIIGNTEALGNWDEKKALPMDNTHYPFWKRDIFVDTKEDYAIEYKYALYDTKYKQIVAWEWGVNRSFYYNNTQTENVQIINDESFRYTDGFWKASGVAVPLFSLRSQKGLGVGEFTDINLLTDWAAEVGFKIIQILPINDTTAQHNWKDSYPYAGISVFALHPLYAHIEDMGEVKNEKRKKELETAKKLLNQEDTVAYEEVMKVKHTFFRYLYQQEKNIFLQDTAFIDFFQKNKEWLIPYAAFCYLRDSFQTPDFNNWAEYSQYDEKKIQTLCSPKHKHYDDIAIHYFIQFHLDKQLRKAVEYARNSGIVLKGDIPIGIYRFSCDAWVNPTLYNLHSQAGAPPDDFSITGQNWGFPTYNWTKMEETQYKWWKERLQKMSDYFDIFRIDHILGFFRIWEIPMHAVEGLLGKFSPCIPLSIQEMEQRGLHFQYHRYCFPYIRDYMLAEIFYEHSEFVKNEFLYKINNEEYHLKPEYKTQKQVKQYITTLIQAEPYKKEHYEWLCHQLYRLHTDVLFIEDEASNGTSFNPRIALHSTYSYKDLSDYEKYIIDTLYIDYFYKRHNEFWKQKAYQKLPILKECSEMLICGEDLGMVPECVPQVMEQLQMLNLAVQRMPNNPKIEFWHPSDTPYLSVTTTSTHDMSPIRSWWEENRQKTQRFYNTILGNYGEAPQFCEPWIVKQILNQHFFSQSMLAIVPMQDIIALDMTIRKSNPHEERVNIPAIAEHYWKYRIHIPLENLLKEKKFNNELQEIIKKSQR
- a CDS encoding ribonuclease HII; this translates as MLRSYYFSDESLLEGGCDEAGRGCLAGPVVAACVILPKHFSNNTLKDSKKLSQKQREEMRDIITQDAIAYSIAWATHQEIDTINILNASFLAMHRAIDTIKIKPHHILIDGNRFKPYPQIPHTCIIKGDNLFCSIAAASILAKTYRDDWMTKLHNEFPLYNWKKNKGYPTKEHTNALHTHGTSPYQRITFQYKK
- a CDS encoding serine hydrolase domain-containing protein; this encodes MKVLLILLIVFFYRNEMYGQSKKFNKIQKIIDHSTKNNLIGVVVYIKMNDQPEWIGVSGYEDVANGIKLRLENIFSLGSIGKMYNAVAILTLCEERKLSLDDLIKKYLPKEIISHIPNGEVITIRHLLSHQSGLFNYENDPILNTLYVSGNLKLDTLSHLNALINHSFGNPSKFLPGIKFEYSSTNYVLLAMIMDSILPEDHTSYLRKLLVKHGYKHTFYRETPPQNITQHYGDLNKDSQIENLTQQTVETTNWFMGDDGVYAPIGEASHFLQDLMNGKILNKESLKQMMTWNNEKKPDYGLGLMADKSFPYKFLLGHSGRGIGTTTDLFYFPKQKMTVGIFCNTGIRQSSPNIKKEYLKMRNKIVKKLFLF
- a CDS encoding alpha/beta hydrolase, which codes for MQTLYFAHSNGFPALTYRYFLSQFSDFDVRYIEMFGHDAAYNPKYSWNPLVKQFLSPIIQENKKVMAVGHSLGAVICLRAYYQNPHLFSHLVLMDPPFFTFRLRLFILLMRFLGTSGKIIPIAKRTRYRQTHWSSKEEAYNYLKNKALFKKFHPECFQDYINFGLKPCKNGVELVFSAEEEYKIFKNSPFSLGRGVLDIPCYYIYSSEFTRYKYFNLSELKNTFHHMKFINYKGNHMFPLEQPEETAQFIRDLLIENTH
- a CDS encoding MFS transporter, whose protein sequence is MTKLTDKVLNATVLVASLGYFVDIYDLQLFNMVSKASIMSSIGLNIKDEAEIARLDTILFNWQMMGMLVGGILWGIIGDIKGRKSILFGSIILYSLANVVNAFVTTELQYTIVRFLAGVGLAGELGAAITLVSEIMTKEARGYGTVLLVSFGALGAVVARFMGRISISILGLENWQIAYIIGGILGFILLILRFATIESGMFENMKKTTVKKEIFLQFFLNSTRLKKYIWCVLIGLPIWYVLGIIIKHSDTFYKEINPSGEMMNRGDGIMYSYIGLCVGDLISGWLSQYLQSRKKLVRFYLFGMIVCMFLFFFIKDVSIYWIYFLCFVFGIFAGYWALFVTIASEHFGTNVRSTVTNTAPNFVRGAVFPMSFLYLYTASIIGNTYGAFFIGLIFVFIALYACNKLEETFGKNLDYLEKN
- a CDS encoding SiaB family protein kinase — encoded protein: MNVINYKNTYDEKIILVYKGVLSFDLVSNIIETLEKKLDEIDEDRQLKKKFHNVATECIQNLHYHIGDIEYIKNINEEVLSDQLKKTVIILATVRSKYYNLLTVNYISNDSLEKIKKKIDLINSLDEKSLRILYKQSMDQDFSEKGTAGLGYIDIARKTNQKLRYQFDELNPDVFLFTFQIRILKNNINTVNL
- a CDS encoding OmpA family protein, with the protein product MTELFEGIKEARPLYKLALRHHYEGINIKEIELYYDTLNNQEINSYVPLEYYYELVEHRKTIDTLQPPKGVLLNMGKNINSKYADYAPNLSIDQNLLLFTSSREEKPTITSKKNEDIYISQKKKNVWSMAIGIKGNINTKEFNEGSACLSHDGKVLYFSRCNSVAVGSCDIFTATLQEDSMTWGNVKNITEINSNFWDSQPVLSHNDDTLFFASDRPGGFGLSDIYFTYKTKTGTWFTPQNLGPIINTRKNEVSPFFHPKHKVLYFSSNGQLYNFGEYDIYKSHKKNNYWEEPQNIGPIVNGKGSESYFAIDSESKNLYYARSINNEWAIQDLYSFPLPMEGKPDANTSVKGSLIDEDNGKPFKGLVYIIDLDNGIEIAPKYLNPDGTFEFNLIDKNNYLIVIQGDDFFRIEETFYLDGELDLYKTTKHILTRVKFESIEFDLGSAILKKSMYGDINKIINFLYDHPDFFLKIEGHTDSDGNEAQNIILSKARAESIRDYIVLFGGVDESRVDFEGFGSSNPIVEEKNEENKSINRRVEFHIYKNKNIK
- the rpsT gene encoding 30S ribosomal protein S20; amino-acid sequence: MAEKKLLKEGKRKKINKSALKRIRSGETRRLRNRYQHKTTRTLIKKLKETTNKVEAQELYKTVSSCIDKLSKKNIIHKNNAARKKSKLAHYVNTLSS
- a CDS encoding type IX secretion system membrane protein PorP/SprF; protein product: MNIKNLGICLFLLIVQNGISQDIQFSQYYFSPLYLNPGLVGVNQKGKIGLNYRNQWPNIKGGFETFSFFADHHIEKYNSSVGLLFVSNRESLVGLQSNTIAIQYSYQLELTYTLVFRPAIEISYNIRDINFDKLLFGDQFDNTGRIKSVSDDIYHSGRTVQYPDVALGFIFYSKSLWLGFSYHNITEPNQSYTIGGESILPKRLSLHGGYKLYISPKNSKNIEKEISISPSFYYRTQGNFHQLDIGTYFQYKNILFGTWYRGIPITSFQGYINNESIIFMVGMNKKALTIAYSFDYTISQLGIGGGGAHELSLLYSFTLGDSKKPPRHIQELLCPVPFIF